One Primulina huaijiensis isolate GDHJ02 chromosome 8, ASM1229523v2, whole genome shotgun sequence genomic region harbors:
- the LOC140982713 gene encoding BTB/POZ domain-containing protein At1g67900-like yields MKFMKLGSRPDTFYTTEAVRSLSSEVSSDLIIQVKGSRFLLHKFPLLSKCLRLRRLCAENSEASQIQIIHLHDYPGGVEAFEMCAKFCYGITITLSACNIVSVRCAAEYLQMTEDIEKGNLIYKIEVFLNSCILQGWRDSIVTLQSTKEFSLWSENLRITGRCIEAIASKVLAHPTKINLSHSYSRRGRDDMSWNGSESNRNKSTSNSKGWWAEDLADLGIDLYWRAMIAIKSGGKVPSGYIGDALRIYASRWLPNISKHISIEKGVESDSESDLTGEATRKYRVLLESIVSLLPAEKGAVSCRFLSKLLKAANILKASSSSKMELARRVGLQLEDATVDDLLVPSLTSANDTIYDVDVVMIILEQFILQGQSPPISPPRSKTNFERRRSRSAENIDLEFQESRRSSSASHSSKLKVGKLVDGYLQVISKDKNLALSKFIFIAESIPEFSRLDHDDLYKAIDIYLKGHPELNKSERKRLCQILDCRKLSVEACMHAAQNEMLPLRVVVQVLFFEQARAAMNGGKVAEFPTGIKALLAVQKNPVNATASITTNTTTPPEDQWSVSGLKSLKSNVSTLKMKLAEDDEMDENVFPNGVEKFAKAKSFCMIPNRPKRMFSKLWPINRSVSEKN; encoded by the exons GTCTCTGTCTTCTGAGGTTTCAAGTGATCTTATCATTCAAGTGAAGGGAAGTAGATTTCTACTCCATAAG TTTCCCCTGCTGTCCAAGTGCTTGCGCTTGCGGAGGTTATGTGCGGAAAACTCGGAAGCCTCACAAATTCAAATAATCCATCTCCATGACTATCCTGGAGGAGTCGAGGCCTTCGAAATGTGCGCAAAATTCTGCTATGGAATCACGATCACTCTCAGTGCTTGCAACATTGTTTCGGTTCGATGTGCAGCAGAGTATCTTCAAATGACGGAAGATATCGAAAAGGGTAATCTAATATACAAGATTGAAGTGTTTTTGAATTCTTGCATCCTCCAGGGATGGAGGGACTCAATTGTAACTTTACAAAGCACGAAAGAGTTTTCTTTGTGGTCCGAAAACCTTCGAATTACAGGCAGATGCATTGAAGCCATTGCTTCAAAAGTGTTGGCTCATCCCACAAAGATTAACTTGTCACACAGTTATTCGAGACGTGGTCGAGATGACATGTCATGGAATGGGTCGGAGAGCAATAGGAATAAGTCTACAAGTAATAGTAAAGGATGGTGGGCTGAAGATTTAGCAGATTTAGGGATTGATCTTTATTGGAGAGCAATGATAGCCATCAAATCTGGCGGCAAGGTTCCTTCGGGTTATATTGGTGATGCCTTGCGAATCTATGCATCCCGGTGGCTACCAAATATTTCAAAGCACATTAGTATTGAGAAGGGAGTAGAATCAGACAGCGAGTCGGATTTGACTGGAGAAGCTACTAGGAAGTACAGGGTGCTGCTGGAATCAATTGTTAGTTTGTTGCCAGCAGAGAAAGGCGCTGTTTCTTGCCGTTTTTTGTCAAAACTATTGAAGGCTGCTAACATACTGAAagcttcttcatcttcaaaGATGGAATTGGCAAGAAGGGTTGGGCTTCAATTAGAAGATGCCACAGTTGATGATCTGTTAGTGCCATCCTTAACATCTGCAAACGACACAATATATGATGTTGATGTTGTAATGATCATTTTGGAGCAGTTTATTTTGCAAGGACAGAGTCCACCAATTAGTCCTCCGAGAAGCAAAACCAATTTCGAGAGGCGAAGGTCTAGATCTGCAGAAAACATCGATCTGGAGTTTCAAGAAAGCAGGAGATCATCTTCTGCATCACACAGTTCCAAACTCAAGGTGGGAAAGCTTGTGGATGGATATTTACAAGTAATATCCAAAGACAAGAATTTGGCTTTGTCAAAGTTCATTTTCATTGCTGAATCGATCCCCGAATTTTCCAGGCTTGATCATGATGATCTTTACAAAGCTATTGACATCTACCTAAAG GGGCATCCGGAGCTCAACAAGAGTGAAAGAAAACGGTTATGCCAAATATTAGACTGCAGAAAACTATCGGTAGAAGCCTGTATGCACGCTGCACAAAACGAGATGCTCCCGTTAAGGGTGGTGGTTCAAGTACTTTTCTTTGAGCAAGCTCGAGCTGCCATGAATGGTGGAAAAGTGGCCGAGTTTCCAACCGGTATCAAGGCGCTACTGGCGGTGCAGAAGAATCCTGTGAATGCTACAGCCTCCATCACTACTAATACCACGACTCCACCAGAGGATCAATGGAGTGTATCTGGCTTAAAATCACTAAAATCCAACGTTTCCACGCTTAAAATGAAGCTTGCTGAGGATGATGAAATGGACGAAAATGTGTTTCCAAATGGGGTCGAGAAATTTGCCAAGGCAAAGTCGTTCTGTATGATTCCAAATAGGCCTAAAAGAATGTTCAGCAAGCTGTGGCCAATCAACAGAAGTGTGAGTGAAAAGAACTGA